AAATCCACCTTTCTGGGCATGGACCGCGACCAGTTCGTTCTGCTCAGGCTGCCCACGAATCGCCAGCTGCTGGATGTGCTGACCCCGCGCATGGAGCTCACGGTGCGGTTTCTCATGGAGGGCGGCCGCATCTGCGGATTTCAGTCCCAGGTAGCCCACATCTCCGTCAAGCCGTACCCGCTGCTCTTCCTCACCTACCCCCGCCGGGTGGAGGTGCTCAAGCTGCGCAAGCACGAGCGCGTCTCCTGTTTTCAGCCCATCCTGTTCTACCTGGGCGGAGAGGAAGTGCACGGGGTGATCGTCAACATCTCCGTCGGCGGCTGTCGCCTGCTGGTGGAGGAAGGCGAGCTGGAGGCGTTGCGGGGCAAGGCGCCCGGGGAACAGATCATCTTCAAGTTCCGGCTGTTCGGCTCGGAGGAGACCACCTACCTGCAAGGGGTGGTCAAGACCGCCTTCATGGAACACGACAAGCTCGCCCTGGGCGTGGCCTTCCGGGATCTGGAGATCGAAATGGCCGACCAGATCGAACGGTTTGTGGATACCATGCTCGCCTATCAACAGGTGTGATGGAGAGACTGCTGGCCCGTTGGTCTCACCCCTGCAATGCGGCCTCCAGCCGGTACACAAACCGCTGCACCGCCTCCTGGCTGGTGCTCCAGGACGTCATCCAGCGGGCCACGGGGCGATCGCTCGCGCCATCATCCCAGAAATAGAAAAAGAACTCCTCGCGCAACCGGGCCAGGAGCGGCCGCGGCGCACGCACGAACAGGGCATTGGTTTGCACCGGGTGCACGAACTCAAGACCCGGCACCCCGGCCACACGCCCGGCCAGCATCGCGGCCATGGCATTGGCGTGCCGGGCATTCTCCAGCCAGAGCTCCGTGCCGTACAGTTCCAGCAATTGCGCGGAAAGATAACGCATCTTGGAGACGAGCTGCATCCCCTGCTTGCGCAGGAACGGCAGCGCGGCGGCCAGATCGTCCCGAAACACCACCACCGCCTCGCCAAACATCATGCCGTTTTTCGTGCCGCCCAGGGTCAGGGCATCCAGGCCCACGTCGGCGGTCATTTCCTTCAGCGAGCAGCCCAGGGCCGCACAGGCGTTGGGCAGACGGGCGCCATCCATATGCAGCAACAGGTCGTGTTGTTTGCAGAAATCGGCCAGATCCCGCAACTCGTCCAACGAATAGCAGACCCCGAGTTCCGTGGACTGCGTAATGCTGACCACCCGCGGCTGCACCTGATGCACGAAGCCGCGGGATCCTAGCAGCGGTTCGATATCCCTGGGGAAAATCTTTCCGTGGCCCTGCGGGTTGGGCGCGGTGGTCAGGAGCTTGCGCCCGGCCACGGCCTCCGCGGCGCCGCACTCGTCGCGGTTGATGTGCGCGGACGGGGCGCAGATCACGGCCTCCCAGGGCTGGGTCATGGCCTGCAGGCAGAGCACATTGGCCGCCGTGCCCAGGAACACCGGGAAGCTGCGGCAGTCCGGTCCCAGCAGCGCCTGAAACTGCGCCGCCAGGGCCTTGGTCCAGGGATCGTCGCCGTAGGCGATGGCGTCCGCCTGGTTGGCGTCGGCCATGGCCTGCAGGATGCGGGGATGCACGCCGGCGTTATTGTCGCTGGCAACACTTTGCAGAGTATTGGAGATCATGGCGTTACAACTGGTTGATGTGCGCGGAAATGCAACACGACGTGCTGTAACGCAAGTGGGTGGATTGCGCAATCGACATGTCGGCGCACTCAAACAAGCAGTTGCACCAAACACGGTTCTTTCGTAAACAATATGCATAAATTCGACAATCCTGGCCATCGCCATATCTTTCCGGGGGGATTCCATGCATTTGGTCTTGCTGCGTGTGTGTCTGGCGTGCGCCCTCACCCTGTCCTGCGCTCCTGCCGCGGCCCAGGGGCTGCACATGTGGGAGGGCCAGGACGGGTCCATCGTCATCCAGGACAAGCGACCCATTGCGACACGGCCCGCGCCACGTGTTATGCAGGAACCAGCCAACGCCACCACTGCCGCCACTGCGGATCGCCCAGGGCAACAGGAAGACGCCGGCCGGCCCGGGCCAGCGTCAGCCGCCCCCGCCACCGCCACCGCCACCGAGCCCGCTACCGAGTCCGCCACCGAGTCCGCCACCGAGTCCGCCACCGAGCCCCACCCCCTGCGCCGCATGCAGGAGCAGCAGGCCATGGACTCGCTCGCCCCGGCCGGCACGCTGCCGACGGATCCGGCGGCGGAAGAATATGTGCAGCGCATGCTTGCGTTTGATCCGGAATTTCGGGAGCATTGGGCGCAGATGTCCGAGGAGGAGCGCCAGGCCCATCTGCAGCTGATGACCATGCTTGCCCAGCAGGCTCCGGTGCCGCTGGGAGCATTCAACGTCCTGATGCGCTTCATGTGGGTGCTGCAGGCTGTGAGCGTGCTTTCCTACGTGCTGATGGCCTGGTGCCTGGGCCGCATCTGCGCGCCCCTGGGGATCGGCTCCTTCGCGCAGTTCCTTATCCCGATCTGGAACCTGTACCTGGTTGTCAAGGCGGCGGGCTATTCCGGCTGGTCCCTCTTGCTGTTCCTGGTGCCGCTGGTGAATCTGGGTTTTTATTTCCACCTCATGGGAACCATTGCCGCGCGCCTGGGCAAGGGCTATGTGGCCTGGGCCTTCGCGCTGACCATCGGCGCCATGTTCTCAGGGCTGCTCATCGGGCTGTACCCGTTCTATCTGTTGGGGCGGCATGCGCAGGCGATGCAGTTCCGCCTGTCCCCGTCCGGGGCGGAGGTGGCGTAAACACGGGCACTGCCGGCAAAGCACTGGCGCGCCGGGGCAAACTGGTATACACAAACGCTCCACAGCGGAGGGATGGCCGAGCGGTTGAAGGCGGCGGTCTTGAAAACCGTTGACGGGGAGACCTGTCCGGGGGTTCGAATCCCTCTCCCTCCGCCACATAGTTGATTACACCCGTCTTCGGACGGGTTTTTTTGTGTATAAATTCCTTTTATTGCTAGTAATTATTGTCTGCTTCTGTTTTTCCGTGTCTTTTCCCGTCTGTTGACTGCTAGATTCTTACCCGGTAATTTCCTGGGTAATGGATTCTCTCTGGAGATGCTTCCCGAAATTACCCGGGAGCATCATCCCTGCAAATTAATACCTGAAGGAAAGTCCGGATTGTCTGCATTGTCTGCAAAGCCAATGCTGGCGCGCCTTCCCAGACGCAGACATGAAGTCTGCAATGTCTGCATTGTCTGCATGAAGTCTGCATGGCAAAAACACGGTGGAGGGCCACGCCATGACCACGAAAGCCAAAAAGCCATTGACTGACAAGGAGATACGCGCCGCCAAGCCAGGCGAGAAGGTCAAGCGCCTGCCTGACGGCACAGTGCGGGGTCTCTACCTGGAGATCAGGCCGGCGGGTGGCAAAAGCTGGGTGCTACGCTGGGAGAAGAGCGGCAAGGCAAATTCCATCGGGATTGGGCCGTACCCGGATAGGACGCTTGCCGATGCCCGCGCCCTGGCCCTGGAGCATCGCCGCTTGCTGCTGGATGGCCTGGACCCTGCCGGGGAGAAGCGGAAGGAACGCGAGGCCGCACGACATGAAGCCGAATTGGAGCGGGCCACCTTCGGCGCAGTAGCCGGAGAATGGTTCACGGGCATGGAACCCACATGGAGCCCGCGCCACGCCGCCACGGTGCGCCAGCGGCTGGACCATTACCTGCTGCCGCCCCTGGGCAGCCTGCCCATTGCCGAGGTGACGCCGCCGGTTCTGCTGGATGCGCTGCAACCGATGGTCAAGGCCGGGCATCTGGACACTGCGGCCAAGACCAAAATCATTGCCGGCCAGGTGCTGCGCTTCGCCATGGCACGCGGCTTGACCGCCTTTGACGCAGCGGCCTCCCTGCGGGGCGCATTGCCAGCCAAGAGCCGCGCACACCACCACGCCCACATGACGCACCCGAAAGAAATCGGCGGCCTCATGCGTGCAATCTACGCCTATGGTGGCGACTTCGTGACAATCGTTGCCCTGCGTCTCATGCCGCTTTTGCTCTTGCGCCCCGGCGAACTGCGCTCTCTGCTTTGGCGGGAAGTCGATCTGGACGCCGCCGAACTGCGGCTTGACCATGCCCCTGCCGAGCTGGACGCCCGCAAGGATGGCCGGAAGCTGCATAAGTGCCTGATTGTGCCGCTGCCCACGCAGGCAGTGGAGCTGCTGCGCTCGCTCCAGCCCTTGACCGGGCACTGCAAATTCGTCTTCCCAAGCGCCAGGACGCGCCACGGCGGGAAATGTGAGAGGCCCATGAGCGAGAACGCCCTTGCCGCCGCATTGGCCGCAATGGGCTATGCTGGACGCCAGACGCCGCATGGATTCCGGCACATGGCGTCAACCTGGATGAATGAACAGGGATGGCCAGCCGATGCCATTGAGCGACAACTGAGCCATGAGCCGAGGGACGCCGTGCGGGGAACCTACAACCTGTCGCAACTGCTGCCCGTGCGCCGGCAGATGTTGCAGGCATGGGCAGACTACCTGGACGCGTTGCGGGATGAGAAACCGGCGTAGCATGTTACACAATGCGACGTTTTGATACACAATTACACACCACAAGCCCTTGAAAACCGGCTATTGTCGGCAGCAACCGTGCGGATACCATTTTTTTGTTCTTTTATTGCTACATGTTAACGTCTTGGCACCGCTTTTTCTCTGGAGTATAAAGCAAAAAACAAGGCCAGCCGCGCCAACGACTGGCCTTGAAGAACCTGCCGGGGTGCTCCCCCCGACGCGGCAACACAAAGCGTGTGAATTTTGCCACGATGGAGCCCCCGGCGCAACCAAAAAGAGGATTGCGTCTTGGAACCCCTGCTCGTAACTGATTCTCAATTGGCTGGCATTCTTGGAATTTCCCGCGCAACCGTCTGGAATATGGTCCGCAGTGGCCAGATTCAAAAACCCGTGAAGTTGGGCCGGGCCTCCCGCTTCGACCGCGCCGCCGTCCTGACTGCCCTGGGCATCTCCACCGCCGCGAGCACTCCGCCTGCTGCTCCACCACCTGCGCCGGCTGATCCCGCGCCCCCCGCGCCCCCCGCGCCCCCCGCGCCCCCCGCGCCCGGTGTCAAGCGTGGCCGTGGCCGCCCCCGGAAGGTGCAGCCGGTGCAGGAGGTGGCCCATGGATAAACGAGAAAACCCCGCTGGCCGGCGGGGTCTCCAAGGGAAAAATCAAAGCGGACGAGATGCGGAAACCATAGCCGAACTCATTGCCCGCGTCAACACCGCCACCTTGCAGAACCTCTTGCCCCTACTGGAGAATCTGTTCCCTGCCGGCAAGCTCCAGGGCCAGGAATATCTTGTAGGCGACCTGGCCGGCAATCCCGGCAGAAGCCTGAGCATCAACACCGCGTCCGGCGTCTGGAAGGACTTCTCCACCGATGAGGGCGGACGTGACCCCGTGAGTCTGTACGCCGCCGCCCTTCGTCTCAAACAAGGCGAGGCTGCCCGCAGGCTGGCCGAAGTCCTGCGGCTGGACACATCGCCGCGCCCCGCCGCAGGTGGGCGCGTTGTTGACTTCAACGCCGTGCCGAGCGCGAAGCCCAGGCCAAGCCGCCGCGTCGTGGCCGGCTACGACTATCACGACGCCGCCGGGGAAGTCGTCTTTCAGGTGACGCGATGGGAGCCGAAATCCTTCACCCAACGCAAGCCGGATGGTCGCGGCGGCTGGATCAACAACATGCAGGGCGTGGCCCTGGTCCCGTTCAACCTGCCGGCAGTCCTGGCCGCCGATGAAGTCTTCATCACTGAAGGCGAGAAAGACGCCCTGGCCCTGGGCAAGCTGGGACTGGTGGCCACGACTAATGCGCAGGGCGCGGGCAAATGGCGTGAAGAGTACGGGCCGCACTTTCAGGGCAAGCAGGTGGTCATCCTGTCGGACAATGACGAACCGGGCCGCGCCCATGGGGAGGCGGTGGCCAAGCACCTGCATGGCGTGGCCGCATCGGTGAAGGTGGTAGAACTCCCTGGCCTGCCGGCCAAGGGCGATGCATCCGACTGGCTGGCCGCTGGCGGAACGCTGGAGGCGTTGCGGGAGCTGGTGGCCGTCGCCCCGGTGTGGGAGGACGCGCAAGAGCCCGCGCTCCCGCAGGGATGGGAGCTTGCACAAAAGATTCTGCCCCGCGTGCCGTTCCCCTGGGAGGTGCTGCCGGCTTCCATTGCGGCTTCCCTCAAGAGCTTGGCCCGGTCCTGCGCCACAAGTGCCACGCCGTTGCCGGGGTACGCCTGCTGCATCATCGCCGCCGCCGTGGGCCGCATGGCAGACGTGCAGATCAAATCATCCTGGAGAGAGCCGCTCATCTTCTGGCATGCGGATATCCGGGAATCTGGCGAAGGCAAGACCGCACCCGCACACATGCTGAAGGCGGAATTTGACCGCCGGCAGATGGCTGCCCATGAGCGCTATGACGAGCAGGTGCGAGCCCATGCCGCACTGCCACGCGACGAAAAAGCCAAAACCCCGGACCCCGAGAAACCGCGTGGATACTTCGCCACAAACTTGACCCTCGAGGGCGTTCGGCAAGACCTGGTGGGCCACCACACTGCCGGCCTGCTGGTGATCCTGGAAGAGTTTTCCGCGCTGATAAATGGTCAAAATCAATACAAAAGCAAGGGAACAGACCGCGAGGCGTGGTTGACCTTGCACGGCGGCGGGGCAGCCCGATTCCTGCGCCAATCAAAATCTATATTCATTGCCTGCTCAAGGGTGCAGGTCTGCGGAGGAATCCAGCCTGTCACTTTCCGCCGCTGCTTTTCGTCGGAGGATGGGCAATATCTGGTGGATGGATCCATCTTCCGTCTGCTGACGGTCTTCGAGCCCGCCGCGTCCCATGAGTTGACAGCCGCTGAATGGAGCGAGGCCGATGCCGCGCCCTGGCATCGGGCTGTTTCCCGCGCCCTGGAGTGGGCAGACGTCCGGCAAGACCCGCTTGTCATGACCCTCACGCCCGAGGCCGCCGCCCGCTTCTACGACTGGCGCAATGAGCTGTTTGCAAGCAAGGCAGACCTGCCCGAGCAGTTGCGCGGCTTCCTGCCGAAGGCTGTCGGCTACGCCGCCCGCCTCGCCGGGGTGTTGCACCTCATGCACGAATTTGCCGCCGGCCGCGAGCCGCACGGAGTGATAGACGTTCCAGCCATCCAACGTGGTATTGGCGCGTCCATGTTTTACCTGGGACAGGCCGTGAGCGCCGTGCAGTTGCTGCTGGGATGCGCCCCTGCCACACTGGTGGAGGTCTCAGAGCGTTCCCGGCGGTTGGCCGTTGTGCTGGAGTCCCTGCGAGGGGAGGCCAACAACGAACGCCTGGCCGTGGGGCATGTTCATGAGCGCTACAACGCTGCTGCTCCCGAAATTGAAAAGATATCCAGCCCGCACGCCATGGGCGGGCTACTGCGATCCTGCGGCATGAAGCTGACCCCCGGAAAGCATGACGCCAACGGCAAGCGCGGCGTCCGGTGTCTTGTGTGGGATGGGGCGCTTGAACAGTTCCTCGCAGCCTCACAACTGCATGCGCCAGCCCCGCCGCCTGCGCCAGAACCTGCGCCAGAACCTGCGCCACAGGCGGAGCAGCAGGACGCGGACTTCTGGGAAATCCCGAGCGAGGCCACCTCATGAACGTGGTCGCGGCCCTGCGCCGCTATGGCGTGGAACCTGTGTGGCGAGGCGGGAAGCTGGGCATCGTGGGCCTGGCTTCCCTGGACGCCGCCCGCGCCGAGATGGTCAAGCAGTTGGCCGCCGCCCATCGGCAGGCCCTGCTGGATGAACTGCGCCCCGATCCGGCCCCGCCGTCACGCGCTACGCTGGGACCAATCAGGCAAGGCGGCACGCATCCGAGCTGTGAGGCGTGGCCTGATCGTCCATCGTCACCATGCCCGGACTGCGGAACGCTGGACGCCTGGGAACCGACATGTGCCCCGCGTGGTTGGGTCTGCGCCTGCAAGACCATGCACGCCTGCCCCGGTGCGAGGGAAGCAGCGCGGCTTCTGTGGCGGTGCGACCATGAGCAGCCTTGCAGTGACGCATAATGCGGTGTATGTTGTATTAAACAGTCGTTTAATAGCGCAATAGAACACCCTCAAGCCGCTGAAAAAAGCCATGCAGACGGCAGAGAAACCGCGCTATCATTGGAGATTGCGAGTTATGGCCGTGAAAAAGAAAAGACGCCTGCGCACGCTTGACGACGTGGTGCGCCTGCTGGGCAGCGTCATCAACCAGCTTGAGCAGGGAGAGCTGGAGGAAGGCCGCGCACGGGCCATTGTGTACGCCGCTGGTGTTCTGCGCCAAGCCATCGAAGGCAGCGAGCTAGAGAAGCGCATTCAGGCTTTAGAAGCCGCCGCCATGGAGGGGAAACTATGAAGATGGCACGACGCATCGCCCGCTTGGAGTCCTCAGCAGAAGCCCGGAAGCCGATTCCGCCCGGCTTGGTGTTGTGGGAGCAGCCGGGAGGCTTCCGCGCCCTTAATGGACGTCTCTTTCTCACGGTGGCCGAAGCTGAGGCCGCGTTCCCGGAATGCACCCTAGCCACCATCCGCGTACGGACCGTTGACGTCAGCATAAAATCTGCCGAGCCGGCAATAAGGAAAGTTTGCGCAATGTGTGCTCATTGACCACCAAGCCGCCAGGTGGTCGCCCTAGCCCGCATATTGCACANNNNNNNNNNNNNNNNNNNNNNNNNNNNNNNNNNNNNNNNNNNNNNNNNNNNNNNNNNNNNNNNNNNNNNNNNNNNNNNNNNNNNNNNNNNNNNNNNNNNNNNNNNNNNNNNNNNNNNNNNNNNNNNNNNNNNNNNNNNNNNNNNNNNNNNNNNNNNNNNNNNNNNNNNNNNNNNNNNNNNNNNNNNNNNNNNNNNNNNNNNNNNNNNNNNNNNNNNNNNNNNNNNNNNNNNNNNNNNNNNNNNNNNNNNNNNNNNNNNNNNNNNNNNNNNNNNNNNNNNNNNNNNNNNNNNNNNNNNNNNNNNNNNNNNNNNNNNNNNNNNNNNNNNNNNNNNNNNNNNNNNNNNNNNNNNNNNNNNNNNNNNNNNNNNNNNNNNNNNNNNNNNNNNNNNNNNNNNNNNNNNNNNNNNNNNNNNNNNNNNNNNNNNNNNNNNNNNNNNNNNNNNNNNNNNNNNNNNNNNNNNNNNNNNNNNNNNNNNNNNNNNNNNNNNNNNNNNNNNNNNNNNNNNNNNNNNNNNNNNNNNNNNNNNNNNNNNNNNNNNNNNNNNNNNNNNNNNNNNNNNNNNNNNNNNNNNNNNNNNNNNNNNNNNNNNNNNNNNNNNNNNNNNNNNNNNNNNNNNNNNNNNNNNNNNNNNNNNNNNNNNNNNNNNNNNNNNNNNNNNNNNNNNNNNNNNNNNNNNNNNNNNNNNNNNNNNNNNNNNNNNNNNNNNNNNNNNNNNNNNNNNNNNNNNNNNNNNNNNNNNNNNNNNNNNNNNNNNNNNNNNNNNNNNNNNNNNNNNNNNNNNNNNNNNNNNNNNNNNNNNNNNNNNNNNNNNNNNNNNNNNNNNNNNNNNNNNNNNNNNNNNNNNNNNNNNNNNNNNNNNNNNNNNNNNNNNNNNNNNNNNNNNNNNNNNNNNNNNNNNNNNNNNNNNNNNNNNNNNNNNNNNNNNNNNNNNNNNNNNNNNNNNNNNNNNNNNNNNNNNNNNNNNNNNNNNNNNNNNNNNNNNNNNNNNNNNNNNNNNNNNNNNNNNNNNNNNNNNNNNNNNNNNNNNNNNNNNNNNNNNNNNNNNNNNNNNNNNNNNNNNNNNNNNNNNNNNNNNNNNNNNNNNNNNNNNNNNNNNNNNNNNNNNNNNNNNNNNNNNNNNNNNNNNNNNNNNNNNNNNNNNNNNNNNNNNNNNNNNNNNNNNNNNNNNNNNNNNNNNNNNNNNNNNNNNNNNNNNNNNNNNNNNNNNNNNNNNNNNNNNNNNNNNNNNNNNNNNNNNNNNNNNNNNNNNNNNNNNNNNNNNNNNNNNNNNNNNNTTCATGCAATATGCGGGCTAGTCAAACTGCTCTGACCCAACATTGCGGATCCTCAGCATTTGCTCTGCTGTCTTCACGCCGCCTCTTCCCGTAGCGCGTCATACCCCTTGCAGGCCAGTCCCAGGCCATACGGGATGACCGTCTGCCCGGCCTCATAGTACGCCCATTGCCGCCGGCTGATGCCCGTGGCGTTCGCGGCCTGTTCCAGCGTCAACCCCCGTGATTCGCGCCAGCGCTTCAGCGTGCCAGGGGTCAGCGGAAGTCCG
This sequence is a window from Megalodesulfovibrio gigas DSM 1382 = ATCC 19364. Protein-coding genes within it:
- a CDS encoding tyrosine-type recombinase/integrase, which produces MTTKAKKPLTDKEIRAAKPGEKVKRLPDGTVRGLYLEIRPAGGKSWVLRWEKSGKANSIGIGPYPDRTLADARALALEHRRLLLDGLDPAGEKRKEREAARHEAELERATFGAVAGEWFTGMEPTWSPRHAATVRQRLDHYLLPPLGSLPIAEVTPPVLLDALQPMVKAGHLDTAAKTKIIAGQVLRFAMARGLTAFDAAASLRGALPAKSRAHHHAHMTHPKEIGGLMRAIYAYGGDFVTIVALRLMPLLLLRPGELRSLLWREVDLDAAELRLDHAPAELDARKDGRKLHKCLIVPLPTQAVELLRSLQPLTGHCKFVFPSARTRHGGKCERPMSENALAAALAAMGYAGRQTPHGFRHMASTWMNEQGWPADAIERQLSHEPRDAVRGTYNLSQLLPVRRQMLQAWADYLDALRDEKPA
- a CDS encoding helix-turn-helix transcriptional regulator, which gives rise to MEPLLVTDSQLAGILGISRATVWNMVRSGQIQKPVKLGRASRFDRAAVLTALGISTAASTPPAAPPPAPADPAPPAPPAPPAPPAPGVKRGRGRPRKVQPVQEVAHG
- a CDS encoding DUF3987 domain-containing protein; this translates as MDKRENPAGRRGLQGKNQSGRDAETIAELIARVNTATLQNLLPLLENLFPAGKLQGQEYLVGDLAGNPGRSLSINTASGVWKDFSTDEGGRDPVSLYAAALRLKQGEAARRLAEVLRLDTSPRPAAGGRVVDFNAVPSAKPRPSRRVVAGYDYHDAAGEVVFQVTRWEPKSFTQRKPDGRGGWINNMQGVALVPFNLPAVLAADEVFITEGEKDALALGKLGLVATTNAQGAGKWREEYGPHFQGKQVVILSDNDEPGRAHGEAVAKHLHGVAASVKVVELPGLPAKGDASDWLAAGGTLEALRELVAVAPVWEDAQEPALPQGWELAQKILPRVPFPWEVLPASIAASLKSLARSCATSATPLPGYACCIIAAAVGRMADVQIKSSWREPLIFWHADIRESGEGKTAPAHMLKAEFDRRQMAAHERYDEQVRAHAALPRDEKAKTPDPEKPRGYFATNLTLEGVRQDLVGHHTAGLLVILEEFSALINGQNQYKSKGTDREAWLTLHGGGAARFLRQSKSIFIACSRVQVCGGIQPVTFRRCFSSEDGQYLVDGSIFRLLTVFEPAASHELTAAEWSEADAAPWHRAVSRALEWADVRQDPLVMTLTPEAAARFYDWRNELFASKADLPEQLRGFLPKAVGYAARLAGVLHLMHEFAAGREPHGVIDVPAIQRGIGASMFYLGQAVSAVQLLLGCAPATLVEVSERSRRLAVVLESLRGEANNERLAVGHVHERYNAAAPEIEKISSPHAMGGLLRSCGMKLTPGKHDANGKRGVRCLVWDGALEQFLAASQLHAPAPPPAPEPAPEPAPQAEQQDADFWEIPSEATS
- a CDS encoding flagellar brake protein, producing MPASSNPKPPAPPGRHASNLPLDLPLGGEALVEVRSTQRRFKSTFLGMDRDQFVLLRLPTNRQLLDVLTPRMELTVRFLMEGGRICGFQSQVAHISVKPYPLLFLTYPRRVEVLKLRKHERVSCFQPILFYLGGEEVHGVIVNISVGGCRLLVEEGELEALRGKAPGEQIIFKFRLFGSEETTYLQGVVKTAFMEHDKLALGVAFRDLEIEMADQIERFVDTMLAYQQV
- a CDS encoding threonine aldolase family protein, with the translated sequence MISNTLQSVASDNNAGVHPRILQAMADANQADAIAYGDDPWTKALAAQFQALLGPDCRSFPVFLGTAANVLCLQAMTQPWEAVICAPSAHINRDECGAAEAVAGRKLLTTAPNPQGHGKIFPRDIEPLLGSRGFVHQVQPRVVSITQSTELGVCYSLDELRDLADFCKQHDLLLHMDGARLPNACAALGCSLKEMTADVGLDALTLGGTKNGMMFGEAVVVFRDDLAAALPFLRKQGMQLVSKMRYLSAQLLELYGTELWLENARHANAMAAMLAGRVAGVPGLEFVHPVQTNALFVRAPRPLLARLREEFFFYFWDDGASDRPVARWMTSWSTSQEAVQRFVYRLEAALQG